GAAACAAGCTCAGATTTTTATTGGCAATGATTCTGGATTAGGTCATTTAGCAGCGGCAGTAGGTACAACCACCTTTACTGTATTTGGTCCTGGAAATCCGGATCGATACCATCCTTGGGGGTCATATAGTCGTTGGCAAGTCGCTCCCGATCAAAATCTCCAGAATTTAAAAGCAGCAGATGTTAAAGAGCAAGTACTTAATCTGATTCAGCTTACTTTCCAGCGAAAACAATTTCCATGAAAATTACCCAAATTATGCTTACCCAAGGATTTGGCGGAGCAGAGCGTTATTTTTTAGATTTATCCTTAGCTTTGGCAGATTTAGATTATAAAATCCAAGCTATTTACCACCCTCAATTCCAATATAGAGATAAGCTAGAAAATTATCCTAACATTACCCTTAGCCCTGTTCAGGCTTATGGTACTTGGGATCTATGGGCAGGCTATCATATAAAAAAACAGCTTCAAGCCTTTCAGCCGCACGTGGTACATACTCATCTAGCTCGAGGGGCTTGGTTAGGAGGGAAGGCAGCAGCAAAATTAAATATCCCCACCCTTGCTAGCATCCATAACTACATAAAACTCAAACGGTATCAATATATTGATATTTTTATTCCCTCTACTTTGGATGAAAAAACATTTCTAATAAATCAAGGAATCTCAAACAGCAGAATTAAACATATCCCTCACTTCTCCCGATTATCTCCAGTAGCTAACCCTCCCATACTAAATCACCCACCTGTATTTATTGCCTTGGGGCGATTAGTCAAGAAAAAAGGAATGGATGTATTGCTCCAAGCCTTTGCTTATTATCTGCAACAAGGAGGAAAAGGAACGCTTAAAATTGGAGGAGACGGGGAGGAATATAAAACATTATTAGATCTATGCCAGCAACTAAATATCACAGACAAGGTAACATTTTGCGGTTGGGTGGATAATGTTGATGGGTTTTTAAAGCAAGGAGATATATTTATCTTACCTTCCCTTCATGAACCTTTTGGAATTGTAGTCTTAGAAGCCATGGCACTGGGGCTACCCATTATTACTACTCAGACCCAAGGCCCTTTAGCAATTCTTAGCTCAGAATCTGCCCATTTTGTCCCGCCTAAGGATGCTATAGCATTGGCAAAAGCCATGAGAGAGACAACCTTGAATCCTGAGCTCACCTATCAAAAAGCAGTAACTAGCTTAAATTTATATAAGACAGAATATACAGTAGAAGCCCTTATCCCTAAAATATTGCAGATTTATCAGGATACTAACAAATATTAATTACCTAGGTTAAAAACCCGTCTTGTTTTAAGCGATTTAGTACCATTTCCGGTTTTAGATCAACTAAACATTTATGCCCCTGTTCCGGCGGACATTGAGGGATAAAACAAGGACTGCATTCTACAGAATGAGTCAGGACTCGCTCTTTTTGTCCCACCGCATGACTTCGCTGCCAATCTGTCGGGCCAAATAAAGCATAAACTGGGGCTCCCGTTGCTGCAATAATATGCATAGGGGCTGAATCTGTGGTAATAGCAAAATAGGTATAGCGAGCAAGTTCTGCTAGCTCTAGCAAAGAAAACAATCCAGTGGCATCAATTCCGGCAAATTGCACCAGCTTTTGATTAATTTCAATATCTTCCTTACCTCCTAACCAAATGACCGCTAATCCATATTGCTCCGTTAAAATGGTAGCTAAGGTAATAAAGTGATTTGTAGTCCATCGTTTGCTTTCCCAACGAGCACTAGATCCGGCATGAATCAGCACTATTTTTTGCTCAGATATTCCTTGCTGTTTTAGCCAATCTGCTACTTTTTGCTTGTCTGTACTGCTGCCTTGAAGATGGGGATCATCTAAAGCAATGGGAATATGAGCTGCTTCTAACAATCGGTTTAATCGGTGAAAGCTATGAACTTCTCCATCAATTATTCCCTTATTTTCAGGAAAATGGGTATAAGGAAATCCCGGACCTAATCCTGCCTTTTTTTTTGCACCGGAAAGAGAAACCATCATTTTGCTTCGATCGCTACCTTGTAAATCCATCACCACATCAAAGGATTTACTCCGTACCCAGCGAATAGGATCGGCTACCGATCGTAACCCTTTGCGAGGAAAAGTCTGCATTCTGAGATGATTAAATTCTGAAAATAAAGATCCATATTCAGGGGCAGTAAGAAGCCAAACTTCATGCGCTTGATAATGGTGAATAATTTGCTGAATATGGGGCATGGCAATAATCACATCCCCCAAAGCCCCCAATTTAATAATCAATATCCGCATCGCTGTAATCTGTGATAATGATTAAAATCCAAACATATGATCTAAGCTAAACTGGGTACCTTGTGCATTGATTAACCCATGATAGCCAAACAAACGGCACGTGGCATCTCGCACAATAATATAAGCTTTTGCACCTGCTGCTGCCCTCTCCTGTGCATCAAATACATCATCATAGTACCAAAGCAAAGAACCACTACAAGGGATCGTGAGTTGCTTTCTAGCCACTTCCATTCCTTTTTGATTATGGAGAACAACTTGAGTATGAGAGTAAGGATGCCAAGGGGTGGAGGCTGGATAAATCAAATGGCAAAAAGTTCGGGTGGAATCCCTACCCAATCGCAAAAATAAACGAGTAGTCAACCCCGGCGGCGATCCAGTATAAGACTGAGGTTCATTTTTATAGGTCAACACAGTATTAAAAATATGGCTACCAAAGCTGGTATCAGCACCCCATAAATGTTCCCGATCTTCATAGCGAAATAGCCCATGAAGCCAGCCATCGGCTTCCATGCCTGCCTCAAAATCATAGACTAATTCTAAATGCCCGTAGTCATGGGGGAGTTGAGTTTCTGTCAATAAGGTATCTAAATCAAAGGCAACACTTTGGCTGCGGGGGATATTGCCAAAATAATGACTAGCCATCACTTGCCCCAAACCATCATAGGCAATGAGTTTAATAGGAAGTGATTGCTGTCCGGTTGCCATAGGAGTGGGCATTACTAGAGTTTTCCAGCGACTTATTGGCAAAATAGGTGCAGGTAAAATATAGCCTTTACCAAGCCAAGGCATGCTGCGGGAAATTTGCTGATCAGCAACCAAATCCACCCGCTCCACATTCACGTGGGCAATTCGCCTGCTGTGGTCAGTGATGATTTCATAGCGAGGGCGAACAAAATATTTCCCTGCCTGAATTTCCAACTGCTGGGGCCAAGTGGCATGGGGCAATAAATCTGCTACTTTTAAAGGATAAGTGGCAAAAGGGGCGATGGGCTGTTCTAACCATGCAATCTCTTCAGTGCCCATCAAGTTTAGCCCGATTTCTCCCGCAGGGATAGGACACGGCTGACTATTTTGAATCCATAAAATCACAGACTCCCCTGCTTTAGGGGCAGGCAATCCAGCATACCGATCCGCCGGCCAAGCATTGGCATCATGAGTAGAGGAGATAATATTAGCG
This genomic window from Candidatus Nitrosacidococcus tergens contains:
- a CDS encoding glycosyltransferase family 4 protein, producing MKITQIMLTQGFGGAERYFLDLSLALADLDYKIQAIYHPQFQYRDKLENYPNITLSPVQAYGTWDLWAGYHIKKQLQAFQPHVVHTHLARGAWLGGKAAAKLNIPTLASIHNYIKLKRYQYIDIFIPSTLDEKTFLINQGISNSRIKHIPHFSRLSPVANPPILNHPPVFIALGRLVKKKGMDVLLQAFAYYLQQGGKGTLKIGGDGEEYKTLLDLCQQLNITDKVTFCGWVDNVDGFLKQGDIFILPSLHEPFGIVVLEAMALGLPIITTQTQGPLAILSSESAHFVPPKDAIALAKAMRETTLNPELTYQKAVTSLNLYKTEYTVEALIPKILQIYQDTNKY
- a CDS encoding glycosyltransferase family 9 protein is translated as MRILIIKLGALGDVIIAMPHIQQIIHHYQAHEVWLLTAPEYGSLFSEFNHLRMQTFPRKGLRSVADPIRWVRSKSFDVVMDLQGSDRSKMMVSLSGAKKKAGLGPGFPYTHFPENKGIIDGEVHSFHRLNRLLEAAHIPIALDDPHLQGSSTDKQKVADWLKQQGISEQKIVLIHAGSSARWESKRWTTNHFITLATILTEQYGLAVIWLGGKEDIEINQKLVQFAGIDATGLFSLLELAELARYTYFAITTDSAPMHIIAATGAPVYALFGPTDWQRSHAVGQKERVLTHSVECSPCFIPQCPPEQGHKCLVDLKPEMVLNRLKQDGFLT